A single Penaeus vannamei isolate JL-2024 chromosome 22, ASM4276789v1, whole genome shotgun sequence DNA region contains:
- the msps gene encoding cytoskeleton-associated protein 5 isoform X9, which translates to MEEDTEYLKLPLEDRCIHKLWKARLSGYEECTKHFPKIVDERSPEFNKFAPLMKKFVTDSNAVAQEKALEAVLAYVENAHVAGRTAGDVTNGIVQKCLAAPKRGTQEKALEVILMYCEIEKYEVVQEELMKGFTQKNPKVVAASVRAVTTALREFGPKVMNPKPLIKQMHTLLEDRDKNVREESKKMVIEMYRWIRQALKPQMSSLKPVQIQELEAEFDKLGNEKVVQTRFLRSQQDLKAKMEAQGDEEEEEDEEVEPDAPELDPFEFMEPVDILSKLPKDFYEKAEATKWKDRKEAVDLLLPLTQNPKLESGDYHDLMKVLKKIIGKDSNVMIVAVAAQCLTGLAKGLKKKFSPFALSFTETILEKFKEKKVNVVSALRDAIDAVFQATNIEAIQETVSGALANKNPQVKAETAAFLSRAFCYCTPTVFNKKLLKVYITDLVKTLNESDPTVRDNSAMALGVMLKVVGEKQLMVFIGEVENLKMQKIKEAADKAELKVKISAPKAKKPAPKKEAPPPAAEPPPSTTAPPKKVIKAGVKPGASSAGPAKGKKRLKGGGGGGGGGAGGGVLEECTEAELSIEDAVEKASEVLPEDVVSGVTDANWKTRLAAVESFGNTIQTLDRSEIPCQALVRVLAQKPGFKDNNFQVLKLRLEALKNLAENSDFTRRSGEVCIQDLVEKLGDPKNGSLCGEVLMTIAEAAKLQWVGPEVMTRAFEQKSPKIQEMALKWLSDAITDFGFVLQPKALIGDIKKALAHTNPGVRTAGISLCGTIYLYMGATLRVFFEDEKPALLQQIDSEFEKMNGTSPPAPTRGLNRGSSTENDDDADDVDSGPAVINVQDLVPRTNISDQLTSTLFTELADKNWKVRNEALQKVSNIISEAKFIKGDISELPTALCARMMDTNKNLALEALRLTASLSAALGPNCKPHTRNIVPGMLAALGDSKQNIRQQALSTLNSWVEQTGLKETVDGEVFADALKSGSPFLKSELFLWMAEKLKDAPPKSVNKEELHACTQYLFMALEDRNADVRKGANEAVLPFMIHLGYDGMVKHTNKVKPSSKNTVMQALEKAKPNLPAKPQPKPKAAAGGGTGRGAAAAAAERPQASAPAAGRGAAAGVKKGLRAPSATRTGSGSSRKDQEEVDTSPLLQVNNLKQQRASDEQRLRVLRWDFTTPRQEFITQLKDQMTAAGLNRQLMSNMFHQDFKFHIKAIDALNEDLNSNLPACIANLDLVLKWLTIRFFDTNPSVIMKAMDYLQQVFQCVSEEGYHLLDLEAYSFLPFLVTKFGDPKDAIRGPARNIAKLICNIYPASKVSPYMMDGLKAKNARQRAECLEAMGNLIEVYGMSVCQPSPGVALKEIAKQIADRDNSVRNAALNALVQVYFREGEKVFKLVGNLSDKDMSLLEERIKRAAKNRPVIKKPPVEPEVPTVRGGGASGRANRVIPTPAQPAPVITREREGADGATGGEQSSLLKRMQRDPSWSLESVDRSQEDLNWSPLVHHKPPRYASAAAMSSISSLSSMSNLSMGSINNSSSNMTVNKRPNKPMSSRLNGDWPLPPLRTRPVSTVTLEHARRISRSLSFVLGEPDEDSQIEEKSSTRKGASHTLPPLSPDMPPLLTRTVTSPHFSGFGMRNQQQQQSSANANAPFKIDYGLIEKLLEDNDTTERPQYKIEEIPDMNSLLNYKPVCPTPASRLTRPGFTATSRPVSSGAQIDTEGAAQAINLVISQVATPDANTVITALSQLDEVLQSEERSTQLAPHIDQLLILATLQYRLVLNTKMANPNVNKEECIKIYRSLTNCLMMIFNNKQLGTQATRDVLRDVVHVLINILLDPRLAQLEDGPQIIRAINVLVVRIVEKAQFTHVFSALLKLLHESVGSGGGCKFTELVMKCNWKVIRILPTRSNDLDLDQILLDVHNFLVAYPVNTWAERPSDTPLRTIKTVIHTLCKVYGTNILSHFSKIENAQGSELHKYLTKTLKKPKTEDDGGVGDSNRLAAAQVTSDSAESVKSPKRLSKTAHNTLSEIFRKIGSKENTKEGLIQLYEFKQKHPEADIEPFLRKSSQFFQNYIERGLKRVEMERQAEGKVAASQASENGSNSGPLASIQVPDTANFNMNELVAQFKSIAARAGFDNTYIDTAVKDICSAENKGSGERLDISEYIKTLSSDYGIEQNKEQFSSHDQ; encoded by the exons ATGGAAGAAGACACAGAATACCTCAAGCTTCCCCTGGAGGACAGGTGTATCCACAAA CTCTGGAAGGCACGATTGAGTGGATATGAAGAATGCACAAAGCACTTCCCTAAGATTGTGGATGAACGGTCCCCAGAATTCAACAAATTTGCTCCTCTTATGAAAAAATTTGTAACCGATAGCAATGCAGTTGCACAAGAGAAAGCATTGGAAGCTGTACTGGCTTATGTGGAAAATGCACATGTGGCTGGAAG GACGGCAGGAGATGTTACAAATGGAATTGTTCAGAAATGCTTAGCAGCACCAAAACGCGGTACACAGGAAAAAGCGTTGGAGGTGATCCTCATGTACTGTGAAATTGAGAAATATGAAGTGGTTCAAGAGGAACTAATGAAAGGTTTTACACAAAAAAATCCCAAAGTTGTTGCTGCATCTGTACGAGCAGTAACAACCGCTTTGAG AGAATTTGGCCCAAAGGTTATGAACCCTAAGCCACTAATAAAGCAGATGCACACACTTCTGGAGGACAGGGACAAAAATGTACGCGAGGAGAGCAAAAAGATGGTCATTGAGATGTATAGGTGGATTCGACAGGCCCTCAAACCACAGATGTCTTCCTTGAAACCTGTGCAG ATCCAAGAATTGGAAGCAGAATTTGACAAGCTTGGCAATGAGAAGGTGGTCCAGACACGCTTCCTTCGTTCACAGCAGGACCTAAAGGCTAAAATGGAAGCtcaaggagatgaagaggaagaggaag ATGAAGAAGTAGAGCCAGATGCCCCAGAACTGGATCCATTCGAATTCATGGAACCAGTCGACATCCTCTCAAAACTTCCAAAAGATTTCTATGAAAAG GCTGAAGCTACGAAATGGAAGGATCGTAAAGAAGCAGTAGACCTTCTCCTGCCGCTGACCCAGAATCCAAAATTAGAGAGTGGAGATTACCATGATCTTATGAAGGTTCTTAAAAAG ATCATTGGGAAGGACAGCAATGTAATGATCGTAGCAGTGGCTGCCCAGTGCTTGACAGGATTGGCCAAGGGTTTGAAGAAAAAGTTTTCGCCTTTTGCCTTATCCTTCACAGAGACCATCTTAGAGAAATTCAAAGAGAAGAAGGTCAATGTTGTCTCAGCTCTCAGGGATGCCATTGATGCTGTTTTCCAGGCG ACTAATATTGAAGCTATCCAAGAGACTGTTAGTGGTGCTTTGGCAAACAAGAATCCTCAAGTGAAGGCAGAGACTGCGGCTTTCTTGTCACGGGCGTTTTGTTACTGCACACCAACAGTCTTTAATAAGAAGCTGTTGAAAGTATATATTACAGATCTTGTAAAAACACTCAATGAATCAG ATCCAACTGTCCGTGATAATTCAGCTATGGCTCTTGGTGTAATGTTGAAAGTTGTTGGTGAGAAGCAGTTGATGGTATTCATTGGAGAAGTGGAAAATCTAAAGATGCAGAAG ATTAAAGAAGCAGCAGACAAAGCTGAGCTGAAGGTCAAAATCTCGGCACCCAAGGCAAAGAAACCAGCACCAAAGAAAGAGGCACCTCCACCGGCAGCTGAGCCTCCCCCTTCAACCACAGCTCCACCGAAGAAAGTTATAAAAGCTGGCGTCAAACCAGGAGCCTCATCAGCAGGGCCGGCCAAAGGGAAAAAAC GtttaaaaggaggaggtggaggtggtggtggtggagcaggaggtggagtcCTAGAGGAATGCACAGAAGCAGAACTATCAATAGAAGATGCTGTTGAGAAAGCGAGTGAAGTCCTGCCTGAGGATGTTGTCAGTGGAGTTACGGATGCCAATTGGAAGACCAGATTGGCTGCTGTTGAATCCTTTGGTAAT ACTATCCAGACGCTTGACCGGAGTGAAATCCCATGCCAAGCATTAGTAAGAGTTCTGGCACAAAAGCCAGGCTTCAAGGACAACAATTTCCAGGTTCTTAAACTCAGACTAGAAGCTCTCAAAAACTTAGCTGAGAACTCGGACTTTACCCG ACGCTCTGGAGAAGTATGCATCCAAGACCTTGTAGAGAAACTAGGTGATCCAAAGAATGGTTCTTTGTGTGGAGAGGTTCTGATGACCATAGCAGAGGCTGCCAAGCTACAGTGGGTTGGGCCTGAGGTTATGACTAGAGCCTTTGAACAGAAGAGTCCAAAGATTCAGGAAATGGCACTGAAGTGGTTATCAGATGCCATCACAGATTTTGGATTTGT ACTGCAACCAAAAGCTCTTATTGGTGACATTAAGAAGGCCTTAGCACATACCAACCCTGGTGTGAGAACAGCCGGAATCTCCCTCTGTGGTACAATATACCTTTACATGGGAGCTACACTCAGGGTCTTCTTTGAGGATGAGAAGCCAGCTCTTTTGCAGCAAATTGATTCAGAATTTGAGAAG ATGAATGGCACAAGTCCTCCAGCTCCTACAAGAGGCCTTAATCGGGGCAGCAGTacagaaaacgatgatgatgctgatgatgttgatTCAGGACCAGCTGTCATAAACGTTCAAGATCTTGTACCCCGAACTAATATCAGCGATCAGCTAACATCTACACTCTTTACAGAATTGGCTGATAAAAATTGGAAG gTGAGAAATGAAGCCCTACAGAAGGTTTCCAACATTATCTCAGAGGCCAAATTTATTAAGGGTGACATTAGTGAACTACCTACTGCTCTGTGTGCTCGAATGATGGACACTAACAAAAATTTAGCTCTGGAAGCGCTGAGATTAACTGCATCTCTCTCTGCTGCGCTTGGACCAAATTGCAAGCCTCATACAAGGAACATTGTGCCAGGAATGTTAGCTGCTCTTGGAGACAGCAAG cAAAATATTCGTCAGCAGGCATTAAGCACTCTTAACTCATGGGTGGAACAAACAGGTCTGAAAGAAACGGTTGATGGTGAAGTATTTGCtgatgccttgaaatctggctcTCCCTTCCTGAAGTCTGAGCTGTTCTTGTGGATGGCAGAGAAACTGAAAGATG CACCCCCTAAATCTGTGAACAAAGAAGagttacatgcatgcacacagtaCCTCTTCATGGCCCTAGAAGATCGTAATGCTGATGTCCGGAAAGGTGCTAATGAAGCTGTTCTGCCGTTCATGATACATTTAGGATATGATGGAATGGTGAAGCATACCAACAAAGTCAAG CCTTCATCAAAGAACACTGTGATGCAAGCTCTAGAGAAGGCTAAACCCAACCTCCCAGCTAAGCCTCAGCCCAAGCCAAAGGCAGCTGCTGGTGGAGGAACTGGCCGAGGGGCGGCAGCTGCTGCTGCAGAAAGGCCACAGGCAAGTGCCCCAGCTGCAGGCAGGGGAGCTGCTGCTGGAGTCAAAAAGGGCCTGAGGGCCCCATCGGCAACACGCACA GGTTCTGGATCAAGTCGCAAAGACCAGGAAGAGGTCGACACATCGCCACTCCTCCAGGTGAATAACCTAAAGCAGCAGCGTGCTTCAGATGAGCAGAGGCTTAGGGTCCTGCGCTGGGACTTCACAACCCCTCGGCAGGAGTTCATCACCCAATTGAAGGATCAGATGACGGCAGCAGGACTTAACAGACAGCTGATGTCAAATATGTTCCATCAGGATTTCAAATTCCATATCAAGGCTATTGATGCTTTGAATGAG GACCTCAACTCAAACCTCCCAGCTTGCATCGCCAATCTGGATTTGGTATTGAAGTGGTTAACTATCCGGTTCTTCGACACTAACCCATCGGTGATCATGAAGGCGATGGATTACCTGCAGCAGGTGTTCCAGTGTGTGTCAGAAGAAGGCTATCACCTCCTGGACCTTGAAGCTTATTCCTTCCTGCCTTTCTTAGTTACCAAG tTTGGTGACCCTAAGGATGCTATTAGAGGAcctgcaagaaatattgctaagttGATTTGCAATATATACCCAGCTAGCAAAGTATCTCCATACATGATGGATGGTCTTAAAGCAAAGAATGCAAGGCAGAGAGCAG AATGCTTGGAGGCCATGGGCAACTTGATAGAAGTGTATGGAATGTCAGTGTGTCAACCATCTCCTGGTGTAGCACTTAAAGAAATAGCCAAACAGATTGCTGATAGAGATAACTCCGTCAGAAATGCTGCTCTCAATGCCCTGGTGCAGGTGTATTTCCGTGAAGGTGAAAAGGTTTTCAAACTCGTTGGAAAT CTGTCAGACAAGGATATGAGTTTACTTGAAGAGCGCATCAAACGTGCTGCCAAGAACAGACCGGTTATTAAGAAGCCACCTGTCGAACCAGAAGTGCCCACTGTCAGAGGTGGTGGAGCAAGTGGTCGAGCTAATCGTGTCATCCCAACCCCAGCTCAACCAGCGCCAGtgattacaagagagagagaaggtgctgATGGAGCAACAGGAGGAGAACAGAGCAGTCTTCTAAAGag AATGCAGAGGGATCCCAGCTGGAGTCTAGAGTCAGTAGATAGAAGCCAGGAAGACCTAAATTGGTCACCTCTTGTACACCACAAACCACCTCGCTATGCATCAGCTGCCGCTATGAGTAGCATAAGCAGCCTCAGTAGCATGAGTAACCTAAGTATGGGCAGCATAAACAACTCCAGTTCCAATATGACGGTCAACAAGCGTCCGAACAAGCCTATGAGTAGCCGACTGAATGGAGACTGGCCACTGCCTCCCTTGCGAACACGACCTGTTAGCACAGTGACGCTGGAACATGCAAGACGCATTTCCCGTTCACTCTCATTTGTTTTGGGCGAACCTGATGAAGACAGTCAGATAGAAGAGAAATCCTCTACACGCAAGGGAGCCTCTCATACACTGCCTCCTCTTTCGCCTGACATGCCTCCTCTTCTCACAAGAACTGTCACTTCACCTCACTTCTCTGG ATTTGGAATGCgaaaccagcagcagcagcaatcaaGTGCGAATGCAAATGCACCGTTCAAGATCGATTATGGTCTCATAGAAAAACTACTTGAGGACAATGACACCACAGAAAGACCCCAATACAAGATTGAGGAAATCCCTGATATGAACTCGTTACTCAACTACAAACCAGTCTGCCCAACTCCAGCCTCCAG ACTCACCAGACCAGGATTCACTGCAACCTCACGGCCAGTGTCTTCAGGAGCACAGATTGACACTGAAGGTGCTGCTCAAGCAATTAATCTGGTTATATCACAG GTCGCCACCCCAGATGCCAATACTGTTATCACGGCTCTGTCTCAGCTGGATGAGGTCCTGCAGTCGGAGGAGAGAAGTACCCAGCTGGCTCCACACATTGACCAGCTGTTGATTCTGGCCACTCTCCAGTACCGTCTTGTCCTAAACACCAAAATGGCCAACCCCAATGTGAACAAAGAGGAGTGCATCAAAATATACCGCTCTCTAACTAACTGTTTGATGATG ATCTTCAATAACAAGCAACTGGGAACCCAAGCTACACGAGATGTTCTCCGGGATGTGGTCCATGTTTTGATTAACATCTTGTTAGATCCTCGTCTAGCACAGCTGGAGGATGGTCCACAGATCATTCGAGCAATCAATGTACTTGTTGTACGCATTGTGGAGAAAGCACAATTTACTCATGTATTTAG TGCCCTTCTCAAGCTTCTACATGAGAGtgtgggaagtggaggagggtgcAAGTTCACAGAACTTGTGATGAAGTGTAACTGGAAGGTTATTCGCATTCTGCCAACACGATCCAATGACCTAGATCTTGACCAGATTCTCCTGGATGTTCACAATTTCCTTGTG GCTTATCCAGTCAACACCTGGGCAGAGCGGCCATCAGATACTCCTTTGCGCACCATTAAGACTGTTATTCATACATTATGTAAGGTATATGGCACGAACATCCTCAGTCACTTCTCCAAAATTGAAAATGCTCAAGGCTCGGAACTCCACAAGTACCTCACAAAGACGCTGAAG AAACCGAAGACtgaagatgatggaggtgttggagACAGTAACAGACTAGCAGCTGCTCAAGTCACGAGTGATTCAGCAGAAAGTGTAAAATCCCCGAAGAGATTAAGCAAAACAGCTCACAACACACTATCCGAAATATTCCGCAAAATTGGCTCAAAGGAGAACACAAAAGAG gGCTTGATTCAGTTGTATGAATTCAAGCAGAAGCATCCAGAGGCAGACATTGAACCCTTCTTGAGAAAGTCATCACAGTTCTTCCAGAACTACATAGAAAGAGGACTGAAGAGAGTGGAGATGGAGCGGCAAGCAGAAGGAAAAGTGGCTGCCAGTCAGGCTTCAGAAAATGGGTCAAATTCAG GACCCTTGGCTTCCATCCAAGTACCAGACACAGCCAACTTCAACATGAATGAGCTTGTAGCTCAATTCAAGTCTATTGCTGCCCGCGCCGGCTTTGACAACACCTACATTGATACTGCGGTCAAGGATATATGTAGTGCTGAAAATAAGGGCTCAGGTGAACGACTTGACATCTCAGAATATATCAAGACTTTGTCATCTGACTATGGAATAGAACAGAACAAGGAACAGTTCAGTTCTCATGATCAGTGA